Proteins encoded by one window of Glycine soja cultivar W05 chromosome 15, ASM419377v2, whole genome shotgun sequence:
- the LOC114385894 gene encoding uncharacterized protein LOC114385894, which yields MVAFDDSNPFILHSSDNPGIALVSHPLTSENYNSWKKVMCMALHGKNKYGFVDGSIPEPALGHSTHALWHRNNSIHDLITLQQGSMFVSSFYSKLHSLWESLSELKPSHSCTCGGIKPWCDFEQMEYAMQFLMGLNESFSTIRGQILSMDPFPSAIKVFALVVQEEKQKEVGASTSASEVSHAFALKTSSAARNHPDNRFKGSSKNRPLCAHWGMLGHTQDRCFKLHGYPPNYMRTGFSSEAKKHCSSSEPPHKVAQQVSVDMSHSQPSSGDLGSQFQLTAQQYSQLMNLLESHVTNAIIPQDSGASIHISCSLHHFRSYQLVYDKTVTLPNNDVIPILAIGSTQFGVSIKCLRSDNAKELALTQFLASMGTLHQFSCVERPEQNSGDCVTTAAFLINRTPSPLLQHYLPYNILFKKELDYHALRSFGYLAFASTLPSSRNKFSTRATPAAYPIQHHCSLLPHSPP from the exons ATGGTTGCCTTTGATGATTCTAACCccttcattcttcattcttctgaCAATCCTGGCATTGCCTTAGTTTCTCATCCTCTTACCAGTGAAAACTATAATTCTTGGAAGAAAGTAATGTGCATGGCTCTTCATGGGAAGAACAAATATGGGTTTGTCGATGGTTCAATTCCTGAACCTGCTTTGGGTCACTCAACTCATGCTTTGTGGCATCGCAACAATAGTATC CATGACTTGATCACTCTGCAACAAGGTTCCATGTTTGTTTCCTCTTTCTACTCCAAGCTTCATTCTTTGTGGGAGTCATTATCAGAACTGAAGCCCTCACATAGCTGCACCTGTGGAGGAATTAAACCTTGGTGTGATTTTGAACAAATGGAGTATGCTATGCAGTTCTTGATGGGGTTGAACGAATCTTTCTCTACTATCAGAGGTCAAATTTTATCCATGGATCCCTTTCCCTCAGCAATTAAGGTTTTTGCCTTAGTTGttcaagaagaaaaacaaaaggaagtTGGTGCTTCCACCTCTGCTAGTGAAGTTTcacatgcttttgccttgaagACTTCTTCTGCTGCACGCAATCATCCTGACAATCGCTTCAAAGGATCTTCCAAGAATCGCCCCTTGTGTGCTCATTGGGGTATGTTGGGTCATACTCAGGATCGTTGCTTTAAGTTGCATGGTTATCCTCCAAATTATATGAGGACTGGTTTTTCCTCAGAAGCAAAGAAACATTGTTCTTCTTCTGAACCACCACACAAGGTTGCTCAACAAGTATCTGTTGATATGTCTCACTCCCAACCTTCCTCTGGTGACTTGGGTTCCCAGTTTCAGCTTACTGCCCAGCAATATAGCCAATTGATGAATCTTTTAGAAAGTCATGTTACCAATGCTATCATCCCTCAAG ATTCTGGTGCCAGCATTCATATTTCTTGTTCCCTTCATCATTTTCGATCTTACCAACTTGTTTATGATAAAACTGTCACTCTGCCTAACAATGATGTTATACCTATCCTTGCCATTGGTTCG ACTCAGTTTGGTGTATCTATCAAATGCCTCAGGTCTGATAATGCTAAGGAACTTGCCCTCACTCAGTTTTTGGCTTCCATGGGCACTCTTCATCAATTTTCCTGTGTTGAAAGGCCAGAACAGAATTCA GGTGATTGTGTTACCACTGCAGCTTTTCTCATCAACAGAACCCCTTCACCATTACTGCAACACTACTTACCCTACAATATTCTGTTCAAAAAGGAACTTGACTATCATGCCTTAAGAAGTTTTGGCTATTTAGCATTTGCTTCCACTCTTCCATCATCAAGGAACAAGTTTTCTACTCGAGCAACGCCT GCTGCATATCCCATCCAGCATCATTGTTCCCTGTTGCCTCATAGCCCCCCTTAG